The Tenacibaculum jejuense genome includes a window with the following:
- a CDS encoding energy transducer TonB, protein MILKRILILSFSILSSLTLFAQEDLCTSPSSGDDLLMELNAISKCHVEEKKEVVLPKRNRYLRVRNNSYYANLRKSIRTLKKSMKEPAKEVITKEIYLGEATKEPVLLLADKKNRGGLKETLKSYINDNLVYPASLKDKNIEGIVWSSFVIDANGGVKNIVTLGPIGGKLFEEEASRLIKSLPKFTPGELDGERVNVKHLMAIKFEMSK, encoded by the coding sequence ATGATTTTAAAAAGAATATTAATTTTAAGTTTTAGCATTTTATCAAGTTTAACATTATTCGCACAAGAAGATCTTTGTACTAGCCCTTCTTCTGGAGACGATCTTTTAATGGAATTAAATGCAATTAGTAAATGTCATGTAGAAGAAAAGAAGGAAGTTGTTTTACCAAAAAGAAATAGATATTTAAGAGTTAGAAATAATAGCTATTATGCCAACTTAAGAAAAAGTATAAGAACGTTAAAGAAAAGTATGAAGGAACCTGCAAAAGAGGTTATAACAAAAGAAATATATCTTGGAGAAGCAACTAAAGAGCCTGTTTTGTTACTAGCTGATAAAAAGAACAGAGGAGGTTTAAAAGAAACACTTAAAAGCTATATTAACGATAATTTGGTTTATCCAGCTTCTTTAAAAGATAAAAATATTGAAGGAATTGTATGGAGTAGCTTTGTAATTGATGCTAATGGAGGCGTTAAAAACATAGTAACTTTAGGACCAATTGGAGGTAAATTGTTTGAAGAAGAAGCTTCTAGATTAATAAAATCCTTACCTAAATTTACTCCAGGAGAGTTAGATGGTGAACGTGTAAATGTTAAACATTTAATGGCGATAAAATTTGAGATGAGCAAGTAA